A part of Marinifilum sp. JC120 genomic DNA contains:
- a CDS encoding LysR family transcriptional regulator has translation MELYQIKTFVVVAEEGNMTRAAKRLHASQSTISLHIKSLEEEFDVRLFLRTPKGMQTTAEGKLLLEKARDILDSVEKFESEAQSMKGELSGVARVGLQTSPIYLRTPQLIKLIKEEFPGLSVRLVQMPTWTIRSDIAARKLDGGFFYSNCPPEEVDGILLENTILHVVGPASWRDRMADAGWEDLSKLDWIWTPEECSFNVKLEETFSSRDLEVSKSMIADSEDTHNALVKSGNGITVMRADEAAEGVEKDEFYIWPGGHIEVGLYFGFPRKKESDPVVRALLDCVEQVWKKA, from the coding sequence GAATTATATCAGATTAAGACATTCGTGGTGGTGGCCGAAGAAGGTAACATGACTCGTGCTGCTAAACGGTTGCACGCCAGTCAATCCACCATCAGTCTACATATCAAGTCCCTTGAAGAAGAATTTGACGTGCGCTTGTTTCTGCGCACCCCCAAGGGTATGCAGACCACAGCTGAAGGCAAACTGTTGCTGGAAAAAGCCCGTGATATTTTAGATTCCGTTGAAAAATTTGAATCCGAGGCCCAGAGCATGAAAGGTGAGCTTTCGGGTGTCGCACGCGTGGGTTTGCAAACTTCACCTATTTATCTCAGGACTCCGCAGCTTATTAAATTGATCAAGGAAGAGTTTCCGGGGTTGTCCGTGCGTCTGGTGCAGATGCCCACTTGGACAATCCGCAGTGATATTGCCGCCCGCAAGCTTGATGGCGGCTTTTTTTATTCCAATTGTCCGCCCGAAGAGGTGGATGGCATTCTGCTGGAGAATACCATATTGCACGTGGTCGGCCCGGCTTCATGGCGTGACCGCATGGCCGATGCCGGTTGGGAGGATCTATCCAAGCTCGACTGGATCTGGACCCCGGAGGAATGCTCTTTCAACGTCAAGCTCGAAGAAACTTTTTCCTCCCGCGATCTTGAAGTTTCCAAGTCCATGATTGCTGACAGCGAAGATACCCACAACGCGCTGGTCAAGTCCGGTAACGGCATTACTGTCATGCGTGCGGACGAAGCTGCTGAGGGAGTCGAAAAGGACGAATTTTATATCTGGCCCGGTGGACATATCGAGGTCGGGCTTTATTTTGGATTTCCACGCAAAAAAGAAAGTGATCCCGTGGTTCGGGCTCTTTTAGACTGTGTTGAGCAAGTCTGGAAAAAGGCGTAG
- a CDS encoding FAD-binding protein, whose translation MQNYPEQLSRSHKKFLKNLFPGRESSFDDGTLLACGVDASQRHAKPLALVRPQETAQVAELLKWAQTERVPIYPRARATNKVGNCVPVRHGVVVSMLDMNSILDIDSRDFVAVTQPGVITADLQKAVEAAGLFYPPDPASMKISTIGGNVSTCAGGMRAVKYGVTRDYVLGLEVVLPGGEVIRTGGRTQKNVVGLDLTRLMVGSAGTLGLVTEATLKLLPLPETSASVLVGFKGLDDSLNGAEAVFGCGILPTAMELMDRNTIRALEMHSDVPWPEGTGGLLLLKIDGSAESVKTDLLRIEEALQSVEVTFVEKGGGEDQERLWELRRVISPAAFNLAPNKQGEDVAVPRGRVAEAIKGYHAIGKKLGVVVLCFGHLGDGNIHVSTMYDKSAPGQQESALKAKQQIFGLTLELGGTLSGEHGIGMTKAKYINMQLDKTQQRLMAGIKKTFDPLNIMNPGKVV comes from the coding sequence ATGCAAAATTATCCTGAACAATTATCCCGATCCCATAAAAAATTTCTGAAAAACTTGTTTCCCGGCAGGGAATCTAGTTTTGACGACGGCACTTTGCTGGCCTGCGGTGTGGATGCCAGCCAGAGACACGCAAAACCGCTGGCTTTGGTGCGTCCGCAAGAAACCGCACAGGTTGCGGAGCTGCTCAAATGGGCGCAAACGGAGCGGGTCCCCATCTACCCTCGTGCACGGGCGACTAATAAAGTTGGTAACTGCGTTCCGGTCCGCCACGGGGTGGTGGTCTCCATGCTTGATATGAATTCGATTCTGGATATCGACAGCCGCGATTTCGTAGCTGTTACCCAGCCGGGAGTGATTACAGCTGATTTGCAGAAGGCTGTGGAAGCAGCGGGACTGTTTTATCCGCCTGATCCGGCAAGCATGAAAATTTCTACTATCGGTGGCAATGTCTCCACTTGTGCCGGGGGCATGCGGGCCGTGAAATACGGAGTGACCCGCGATTACGTGCTAGGGCTTGAAGTTGTCCTGCCCGGAGGTGAAGTCATTCGCACCGGGGGCCGTACCCAGAAAAATGTGGTCGGGCTGGATTTGACCCGCCTTATGGTCGGTTCTGCCGGAACATTGGGGTTGGTCACCGAGGCAACCCTCAAGCTGCTTCCGCTGCCGGAAACATCCGCATCCGTGCTGGTGGGATTCAAGGGTCTGGATGACAGCCTGAATGGAGCCGAGGCTGTGTTCGGTTGTGGAATCCTGCCCACGGCTATGGAACTCATGGACCGCAATACCATTAGGGCTTTGGAGATGCATTCTGATGTTCCTTGGCCTGAAGGGACCGGGGGATTGCTTCTGCTCAAGATTGACGGTTCTGCGGAGTCCGTGAAAACCGACCTTTTACGCATTGAAGAAGCTTTGCAGAGTGTTGAAGTTACTTTTGTAGAAAAGGGCGGTGGTGAGGATCAGGAACGGCTCTGGGAGCTGCGCCGGGTGATTAGTCCGGCGGCGTTTAATCTTGCTCCTAATAAGCAGGGCGAAGATGTTGCCGTGCCGCGCGGCAGGGTTGCCGAGGCTATCAAAGGCTACCATGCTATTGGGAAGAAGCTTGGGGTTGTTGTGCTCTGTTTCGGCCATCTGGGTGATGGCAATATTCATGTCAGCACTATGTATGATAAATCAGCTCCCGGTCAGCAGGAGAGTGCGCTCAAGGCCAAGCAGCAGATTTTCGGCCTGACCCTTGAACTGGGCGGAACCTTGTCTGGGGAACACGGCATCGGGATGACTAAGGCCAAATACATCAACATGCAGCTGGATAAAACTCAGCAGCGGCTCATGGCTGGCAT